The region TTCTTTTTCCAGAGATCTCTTGGCATTGATCGATTCCTCAATGCGTTTGGCAAACTCGTTGTTAACGGTCTCAAAGATGTTTCTCAGATCAACATAGGCCTGCATCAAAATTCCATTGATCTCTGATCTCATGGCTACAGATGCTTTGCGCTCACGCTCTGCTTTGGCAATGTTCTCTGATGAATAAGCTTCCCATTCATCGGGGGTGAAAGAACTGAAAGGAATAGAAACACGGTTTGTTAGATAGACCAACAACGAAAAATATGCACAAGTGAAGGACTTAATGGATGTTGGAAGGATTTCAAATACTGAGATCGTTTGGTAATGCTGCTTTATTGATTTGCACTGGGAAACCAACTAGCTACACCCATGCGCACAACACATGGAATTAACGACTGATAAATCTCCTCTTGCGAATGATGCGAAAAACAATATTTGGTCAAACAAAACATAAAATATCATACTTACTGTTGCTGTATTGTGACTGAATGTGGAGCAAAGTGAATGTCTTTTGAGAAATTATTCAGAGTAGCACACTTGCCATCAATACCCAGGGAATTGTATTTGTCACCAAGGTctttttccaaaagtgttttAGCAGAACGCAGCAACCTGAGGTATCAAAACAGAGGTAAAACAATTTTTCGTTTAGCCTTCTTTTGCAAATAGTATACAGTCGGGAAAATAGGTGGTTTGCACCCAAGCTTCAGAAACACAGATTCAatactgcaatgtacaattgctggtggacagctaatgagagatctttagTTTTCGtccacaaacatggcggcgatgacgtaacatgAAATACCACGTTTACCATGTATAGAATCGGACCCACATCGCCTTCCTACAGTTTAAGCTTGAAACATGACATTCCTCTTTTCAAACAAAGTTGAAAAATACTGTCAAAATTTTCAACGCTTAATGAGTGCCATTTTATCAAGTTCTCTGTGCCTTCATGAGTTCCCCCTGAGAGCTTCTAGAGAACCGTCAACGCTTCTTTAACGAAGCTGcgatagttttagttttttcatTATGCATCCAAATCGTCGTGAGCCTTCACGTGCATAGCGCGTGCCGCACTCCCAGCAAGCACTCCACCTGTTTTTGCACATGCTCCTCTGAGCCCTAACTGCTTCTTAAGACTTCGTTAAGCCGTTAAAGCGGTCGAGGAAATGTTCTTAACCATGTAGCAGAATTTGTAAACCGAAATTTCAATCTGTCTTCAGTTGGGTCCGAAGGAAGCCATTGAAGTCGATTGTGCTTTTTTCAAGGTAAGATTAACgtctttcttatttttgttttcctttctattTTCCTTCATTAAGGGTTTAAATGTAAAATTTCTTTCCAATTGATTTTGCAGCTTTATCATGACGAAGCAATGATGAAGAGTCAACACCGAACGCGTAAGTTTTGAGCGCCATTGCGTACTATGTGCAATACTGAATAAGCCAAAATATAGCATcggcattttctttttctatagTTTCCTATTCACAGATTCGGTGGCCCGCGAGCAGACCATCTTCCCGGGATGGGGACTGGGGCGAAAGGGCAGTCCCGCAAAGAGCTTGTGAACATTGAGAAGTGCAGCGATGCACGTTAAAGGCTTGTTGAAAGtcttaaaattttatttataaACTTATTACATCTCGGTTATCTTCTTCTTTTAACTGAGCCATCTGACCAGACGACCGTAAAAAGCTGCCATGCTTTATTCGGAACACGGATGTTTAAATACAAagatttagtataaatacacaggtgatcatacaaaatcgcgcgctctgattggctcgctatctcggattatcagccgataatcacctcgacggacaaaatggctgccagtggtcgttttgccactgtaagtgaagatgatttcgcgttgaaattttttttttctcttttttgaaataatcacctgtgtatttattcGCCTCAgcctcagtgattatcggtgaatattcacctcgaattcgtcttggtgaatattcaccgataatcactgagcctgaggcaaataattgttaaataacaagCTATCAACTTACCACAGCTGTTCATGAGCCTGATCCATTGTTTTCTTCAGCAAAGCGCGAACGTTTTCGATCATTTCCACCTCCTAAACAAGAAATTGTGCGATTTATCTAGAGACCCTTAAACTTTCTACCGGTAGCTGTTCATGCATGAATCGTTCGAAATATTACAGGATGGATTTGCCGATGAGATTTTACTTTTCTTTGCGTCTTGATAAAAAATATGAACATCTCTGCATAAAAGAAATTTTCCAGTTGGCTGAACACCGGTTTCCTAAGTTCAGTTCCATCACCGATCTCTTGTTGGTTGCTAATGGCAACGAGTTTGTTTAGTTCGGCGTTTTCACGGGTTATTTGTAACTCCACAGTATTGGTATCAGAAGAATGCATAAGGACGAAACAtagaaaaaccaaaatttaaagCTGTGCAATTTTCAGAAAGATTGAATCTCAGGAAGATCAACTGTTGAAAAGCGAAAGACTGAAGCTGTTCGAAATATATAACTAAGGATATCATTTTAACCTTCCGTTGTTGAGTAAACAAAGCGGGCGCTCTGACGCTCGAGTGGTCGATGTAAGCACTGTTTAACATGAAAAACtaactctactctactctacttcCGAATAGACTCTTCTATCGAAAAAGATAAGGCTCCTCAAAGTGGGCTTTCGCTGTTGTCACGTGCTGGTAGAAGATAGTGTCTCGCTGGATAGAATACACCAAGCATAACTTTGATGATCACCAAATGCAATAAAACAATCTAACAAGGGCAGAAAATTAGCATAAAGAACTTATTGAGCCTGGCATGTTTAACGTTGCACATCTTTCAGTTGTCTCGTAACAAATGACACTCGAGATGGTATTTTAAGAAGAGGGAAGATTAAGGTGATTTTCTTGTTCGCAGCTCTTTGtatttcttatctttttgcctttttttggtATAAgctattgcaaaaaaaaaaacagctttattATTCTGCTAAACAATCTAACAATATTTGTGGTTAATGTTGCTGTCTTGTGTTATTATAACTcgctaaaaataataaagattcGATCCTGGAGACAGGAGCCAGCTGGCACCGAGAGCTGATAACATGCGCAATGATTACCTTGCTTATGTGGGTTTCCACATTATCATGCACCAGATCAATCTTGATTCTGCGTTCTCTGTACCCCAAGCATTCTTTAGACACATTCAAAGGCTTTTCAGTAGCAGCTAATGCTTTCTCTAAACGCCCAATAAATGCTTGCAGTGCTTTGATCTCAGCCACTGTATCTGCATGTTGCTTCTCTAATTCCGTCTTCCAATACGTGATGTCATGGATACGATGTTCCAACTTTTTGTTCACATCTGTTTGAGTCCGGTGAGTCAACAGAGATGTTTCCGTTCGGAGTCGCGAGCATTCATCTCGCAGTCTCTCGGCCGTGGATCGTTCCTTCTCGCCCGATGATACATTGAGAACGTTCGAGGTCCGCCATTGTTGCGGGGTGTACTTGTGAATGGCCCTTTGAGTCACTGCAGTGTAAGGCAAATGTTCCAAGCCGCTGGACGATCCATTGAGGATCTTGTGAGGGAATTCAAACGATCTTGATAGCGGTCTCAAGGCATGAGGAGAGGTGTAGGgtcttgctgcttgaaaagaagCCGTATATGTTGTTTCGTAAGGTCCGCCAGTGGGTCGAAGATAAGGCGGTGGATCGAAGGTCGAAGAGGATAGGTATTTAGCTGTTTCCACGAAAGATTGAGTCATCTCGTGCGTAGAGTCAAGCTATATCTTCTGGCCGATATATTACGCCGAGAAACTCGTAGATTCTGTCAGGAAATCTTGAGTTAAAACTCAGACAAAGTTGTTGTTGGCAAGAGTAGAAAAATGTCTGTTTAGTGTAAACCACAAATCGCTTTATATCCGGTGGCGTCGCTCGTTGCTTAGAAACCAATGGGCTTCACCACTCGATAGTCTGATTGGTAAAGAAGGCACGAAACTGTCTTAATAT is a window of Montipora capricornis isolate CH-2021 chromosome 13, ASM3666992v2, whole genome shotgun sequence DNA encoding:
- the LOC138028606 gene encoding tektin-1-like, with product MTQSFVETAKYLSSSTFDPPPYLRPTGGPYETTYTASFQAARPYTSPHALRPLSRSFEFPHKILNGSSSGLEHLPYTAVTQRAIHKYTPQQWRTSNVLNVSSGEKERSTAERLRDECSRLRTETSLLTHRTQTDVNKKLEHRIHDITYWKTELEKQHADTVAEIKALQAFIGRLEKALAATEKPLNVSKECLGYRERRIKIDLVHDNVETHISKEVEMIENVRALLKKTMDQAHEQLWLLRSAKTLLEKDLGDKYNSLGIDGKCATLNNFSKDIHFAPHSVTIQQHSFTPDEWEAYSSENIAKAERERKASVAMRSEINGILMQAYVDLRNIFETVNNEFAKRIEESINAKRSLEKELAKVIDEIASMENNVRDLKQAIADKENPLKVAHTRLDKRSLRPNVELCRDPVQYRLVGEVGEISVSIDRLRMRLAEAEASLMALLRNKERLEDDIEVKTNSLFIDRDQCMVIRQQVRHISH